A stretch of the Capsicum annuum cultivar UCD-10X-F1 chromosome 10, UCD10Xv1.1, whole genome shotgun sequence genome encodes the following:
- the LOC107844592 gene encoding uncharacterized protein K02A2.6-like yields MDEYEACILDLKLALDIGVRELLVIGDSDLLIHQWVEAASYRAVTKKVVADFFRNSLIFQFGVPESIITDNGANLNSHLMNEICDQFKIVHRNSTAYRPQMNGAVEDANKNIKKIFRRMIENDRLWHEILPYALLGYRTVVRTSTGATPYLVVYGNKAVIPAKVEIPSLRIIQEVGLSNEEWGSIHKNEQFFRKISKQVGSHAKAYNA; encoded by the exons atggacgaatatgaagcttgcatcttAGATCtaaaattggcacttgatatagGTGTTCGTGAATTGCTAGTCATCGGGGATTCAGACTTACTTATTCATCAG TGGGTCGAAGCTGCTTCATATagagccgtcactaagaaagtggttgcagatttcTTCAGGAATAGCTTGATTTTCCAATTTGGAGTGCCAGAATCgatcattactgataatggggcaaacTTGAATAGTCACTTGATGAATGAGATTTGTGATCAATTTAAAATAGTGCATCGCAACTCGACCGCGTACCGTCCACAGATGAATGGAGCTGTGGAAGATGccaataagaacatcaagaagatctttagAAGGATGATCGAAAATGATAGATTATGGCATGAGATATTGCCTTACGCTTTGCTAGGGTATCGCACAGTAGTTCGAACCTCCACCGGGGCGACCCCTTATCTAGTGGTTTATGGGAATAAAGCTGTGATACCTGCTAAGGTTGAAATACCTTCTCTGAGGATTATTCAGGAAGTCGGATTAAGTAATGAAGAATGG GGATCGATACACAAAAATGAGCAATTCTTTCGAAAAATTTCCAAGCAAGTCGGGAGCCATGccaaagcatataatgcttaa